TGGCGACGAGATTCAAGGAGTTGGTGACGTTTCGCTGGCGGTATGGATCGCTATGGGGATGGCACTTGGAACCCGCCTTGGATCCGCACTCGGCGTCGTTCTGAATAATATCCCACTCGGAGTTGCATTGGGGGCGCGATGGGAATGGGATTAGGGGCGGCGTTGGGTGTGGCGTTCGGTGCGACATTTGAAGACGAATGGGAGGAACTGGATCGTTCGATTGTAGAAGTGATATATTACCGAAGATCAAAACCCTATCCCCAGCTGTGAGCGTCCTTCTTCTTCGAGCCTACCGGACCCGCCCGGCGCTGACGGACGCGATCACCGGCCCAGAGGTACACCCCGTCTCCGCCCTCCCGGTCGGCGTAGACCGCGCGCTCGGCTGCCTTCCAGTCGTCGCGCTCGATGTCGACGCCGTGGAAGCGCGGCGCGAGGCCCGCGGCGGTCCAGAAGTCGGGCGTATCCTGGAGCTGGTAGTGGAGGTGCGGTTCGCTGGAGTGTCCGGAGTTGCCACACCGACCGATGACGTCGCCCGCCGCGACTTCCTGACCCTCCGAGACCGCTATGCTCCCGGCCTGGAGGTGTGCGAGGAAGGAGTACTCCCCGTCGGCGTGCTCGATAGTGACGTGGTTGCCCGCGATGTCCCAGGTGCGCCACTCGACGAGCGCCGTCCCGACGCCCGGGTAGTCCCGGCGGCGGTCGCTCACGTCCACGACCGTCCCGTCGGCGGGCGCGACGATCGGCTCGCCGTAGGCGTAGTAGTCCTCCAGTTTGTTTCTCGACCCGGCGTGGGTCTCCCCGTCGTCGTCGGTTTGCAGGAAGTCGTAGGCGTAGCGCTGGGAGAAGATGTTCCACGAGTGGGAGGTGTCGGGCGTGACGCCCCCGTTGACCACTTTCCACTCGCCCCCAACAGGGAGACGCAACTCCGTCTCGGGGGTGTGTCGCTCCATGCTCGGCAGATCGCCCCGGTATCGAACGTACGCGACCCCCTGTCCGCCGAGCTGGAGTATCTGTGTGAAAATCCCCCACGGTGTGAATGCCCAGCGGAGCACCCCGAAGAGGTAGACCGCCCGCTCGCGGTTCGTTATCTCGTACTCGAAACCGTCCTCGTCGCTCGACACGGTCGAGAGCAAAATGGGGAGTAGTCCCCCGCCCAGATAACAGAGGAAGGCCAGCCACCACGGCCCGTCGAAGTGGTTCACGGTGAACCCGAGCGCGAAGCCGGCACCCACGACGAGCCACATGTTGACGCCGGCGAGGCGTTCGAGCACACGCTGGGGCAGGGAACGAGCGCGTTCGGTCATACTGTTCGGTGATTCATGAACGAAATAGTCGTTTTGGCTCTGTTGAAATCCTTGGCAAGTAATACATTCGGGCCTGGTTTCGACCAGTACGGAGGGAAGACTTAATATTTCAATATGTGACTGAAGCATATGTCTGAAGAACAGGGTGAACCGGACTCCCGAAACAAGATGGGGACAGGTATTGCGGTTGGAGCAGGGCTCGGAGCAGGCTTGGGCGTTGTAATGGACGATTTCACACAGTGGTTGGCTATTGGTATGGGAATAGGAATCGCTCTCGGTGCAGCTTGGAGTCAAACTGGGAACAACAGTTAGTTCGAGCTCATTTCAAAACATATCGCGATCAGTCCAGTTCGTATTGGAGAATTGATATCCCTAGACGACCTACCTATCGTTCGGTAAAGATGAATTGATATGCGAGTGCGACGTGAGGCAATATTCGAATTAGTAGCTACTCGCGGGCAAGGAGATAGCCGACGAGGGCCCCAATGACGACTGTTCCCCCGTATGTAGGCAGCAAACCGAGTGCACCAAGGAACAGCGGGACGAGGGGGAGCAAAACGAAGTCAGTGAGTAACTGAACCAACGGAGACACGCCCGGCTGCGGTTCGAAAGGGATTCCCTGGGCTACGACGAGGGCAAGTTCGAGAATGTAGAACGGCACCGGAAGTGCGAGGAAACCGACGAGCGCGCCGACCGCAGCTCCGCGGCGCGGCGAACGTTCGGCGCCAAGGCGTTCCCAGAGAAGCCACGCGAGAAGTGCCCCACCGAGTACTCCGCCAACGACGAACAGCCACAGGAAGCCGGACGGTAGGCTGAAGCCGCGACCTGCGAGCAAATTCTGAACGGATTCAGTGAGGATAAACAGGAGTGCGAAGACGCCGCCTGTAGCTCCGAACGTTCGCACGGGATGCCACCGGGCAACCGCTAGTGGCTCCCAAGCCATACCAGCGTGAAGCCGAAGAAAGCTAATAACGTTGCCCTCTACTCGGCTTCGCGTGGTATCTGTCTCTGGTTTCTAGCGAGGATTGTACGTAAGCGCGAATCTACAGATCCCATCGATGCGTACGTACGAACTATCTACCGCCTCCCTCATCCAGCGGAGGAGTGAATAACTAGGCTTTCAACAGAGCCGAGGTTTCGGATTTTAAGCGGCGTAGCTCTCCTATCCAGGCCCGAAGGCTGCAATATCAGCCCCTACTGTCGCCAGTGCGTCGGCAGGGTTTGGATCGCTGTCGGCCAGATGCGTGTACTGGTGATCCGGAATATTCGACAATGCCACCGTAATGGCTTTGCTGTACGTCTCGACGCCCGGTTCCGTCGGATCATCGCCTCCCCAGACGTCTCGGATAACTGTCATCGAATCAATACGTACTTCTAGTCTGCGTGGTTCATAGCGATCCAACAGTTCTGAGAGCCCGAGTTGGAGGGCGACGTACTCGGCAGTGTTGTTCCCCGTTCGGGAACCGACGGGTCGGCCGAGACGAGCGAGCTGGTCTTCCGCAGCGTCCATGATGACGGCGCCCGCACCGGCGGGACCGGGGTTACCGCGTGAACTGCCGTCGACGTAGAGAACGAACGTGTCGCTCGTCGGCTCGGAGACGGGTGGCCGGGTGAGTCCTAGCCCTCGCAGATCTTCGAGTGCGCGACGCAACTCGGCCGGGGTGGTCGCGGGATCGAAGAGACCGCCGTAGCCGGGGACAGCGTCGTCGATGATATCGGTGGCGGCCGCCACCTCGTAGCCGACGCCCGCGAGTACCTCATCGACGAGGGTGGCGAGCGGCGAGAGGTGTTCGACCGGCAGTGGGTCGTCGGTCACACTCTTTTCCTCGGGCTTCGGCTCCGGACTCTCACACTCTCGTGTCCGGATGGTTTCGTTGGCTGGTCGCACCACTGCATAGATATCTTCGGTGGTCAAGCAGGATAACCCCTTCAGATACTACTAGGGTGGGCCGTTGTCAACAACTCCACCCTACTTCGCTCGGCCTGACGCCCTCGCTCGTGGAGGATGGGACTTGTCCGTGAACTCGGCCTCGAACCGATCGGGGTAGTCGGTGAATCCGCGCTTCAGCGTCACTGTTCCAGACGGTAGGCCGTTTTTGAGGAAGGGACTTAGCGCCTCGGTTAAGCTACGACAAAACCTCTGAAAACATAATTCAGCAGGAAACCACACCCGCACTCCCTCTTACTTCATCCCTTATCGCGAGAAGTACTTAAAGAATCCATCAGTCATATCGTGACCGCGATATATGATGGTATCGCTTACCGACCCCCATCCGGCCTTGTCGGCTCGGAACTGGAAGTACCGTCTCGCTCCCAGGACAATACGATGAAGAGACGCCGATCCTCTCAGAGTGGAAGCTGTAATCGCCCAGTCAACTGATCGAGTCGTTTCGATCGTGCTGCCAACGGGCTATTCGGCACGTCGGGCTCGGCGTAAGCGGTCGGATGGTCGGCGTCCGCACGTACCTGCTCGAGGCGGTCGACCTCCCAGACGATTCGGACGTCGTTTCGATCGGCTGTTGGACCGTCGGCCGAGAGCTCCTCTTCAGCGAATTGCTCCCGGAACTCGGTGAGTGACTCGTCGTTGAACTCTGTCGCCAGCTGTTCTTACTCGTTCGTGAGTTCGGCGAGACGATGGAGGGGACAAAACCGATGACTAGTATAGGCGAGTCCCGCTGCAATGGGTTCCGGCCTGCAGGCGTGGTGGCACCGATCGCTCTGGTATTGAAATAGGTGCTGGTGCTCCGGCAGTTTCATCGATCGGATCGGCCCGAGACTGGATGTCAACTCGTCCATCTGTCCTTCTTTCCGGAAATAGGATCGAACCGGACCGAATCGATCCGAGTTGGTCTCACCGAAACGGGAGCTGGGGCTCTACGCGCTGGATCAGTTCCCGGATCGTATCCTGTTTGGAATACCCGATCACCGAGAGCGCGACCACGATCCCGATGAGCGCTAGTGCTCCGAGAAACTGCCCGCTTGCCAATTCTCCACCGGCATAGACGGTGAGTACGTACGCCGGCAGCCGACCGATGCTGATAACTACCAGAAACGTTCGGAGCCGCCACGTCGTGAGTCCACAGAGAAAACAGATCGCGTCGTCCGGGAGGCCGGGAATGATGACGAACACGAAGAGGCCGGCGATACCGACCCGGTCGACGAACCCGTCGAAGCGGGTCAGCACGTCCTCGTGAAGGACGTCCTCGACGAACGAGCGTCCGTAACGCTTCGCCAGACTGAACGCGATGGCACTCCCGATCAGAACGCCGGTGAGGCTGTAGACGGTGCCGAGACCCGGGCCGAAGAGATACCCCGCAACGAGCGCGACGACCTGTCCGGGGATCGGCGCAACGACGACCTGGGTCGCCTGGATGAGAACGAAGACGAAGGGAGCAAGGACGCCGAACTGGGCGATCCACTCGCGAAGGGCGTTGGCGTCAAACAGGATCGGCGCGTACTGGCTCGCGACAACGGAGAGGGCGCCAACCACGGCTACAACCAGAAGCGCAACGAAGAGTCCGCGCCGTCGATCCGCTCTGGATGAAAACACTTGCATCCAGTCCGAATTCGCCCATTGGCGGCTTGAAGGTTCGCGTTCCGAACGCGACATCCTCTCGCCCTTAAAACCTTACCAGCTCGTCTGGTATTCCCTCTGGGAGGGAAACTCCGCCGTTTACGGCGGA
This genomic interval from Halalkalicoccus subterraneus contains the following:
- a CDS encoding M23 family metallopeptidase, yielding MTERARSLPQRVLERLAGVNMWLVVGAGFALGFTVNHFDGPWWLAFLCYLGGGLLPILLSTVSSDEDGFEYEITNRERAVYLFGVLRWAFTPWGIFTQILQLGGQGVAYVRYRGDLPSMERHTPETELRLPVGGEWKVVNGGVTPDTSHSWNIFSQRYAYDFLQTDDDGETHAGSRNKLEDYYAYGEPIVAPADGTVVDVSDRRRDYPGVGTALVEWRTWDIAGNHVTIEHADGEYSFLAHLQAGSIAVSEGQEVAAGDVIGRCGNSGHSSEPHLHYQLQDTPDFWTAAGLAPRFHGVDIERDDWKAAERAVYADREGGDGVYLWAGDRVRQRRAGPVGSKKKDAHSWG
- a CDS encoding ribonuclease HI family protein; translation: MTDDPLPVEHLSPLATLVDEVLAGVGYEVAAATDIIDDAVPGYGGLFDPATTPAELRRALEDLRGLGLTRPPVSEPTSDTFVLYVDGSSRGNPGPAGAGAVIMDAAEDQLARLGRPVGSRTGNNTAEYVALQLGLSELLDRYEPRRLEVRIDSMTVIRDVWGGDDPTEPGVETYSKAITVALSNIPDHQYTHLADSDPNPADALATVGADIAAFGPG
- a CDS encoding TVP38/TMEM64 family protein → MQVFSSRADRRRGLFVALLVVAVVGALSVVASQYAPILFDANALREWIAQFGVLAPFVFVLIQATQVVVAPIPGQVVALVAGYLFGPGLGTVYSLTGVLIGSAIAFSLAKRYGRSFVEDVLHEDVLTRFDGFVDRVGIAGLFVFVIIPGLPDDAICFLCGLTTWRLRTFLVVISIGRLPAYVLTVYAGGELASGQFLGALALIGIVVALSVIGYSKQDTIRELIQRVEPQLPFR